The Chiloscyllium plagiosum isolate BGI_BamShark_2017 chromosome 43, ASM401019v2, whole genome shotgun sequence genome includes a window with the following:
- the LOC122543436 gene encoding serrate RNA effector molecule homolog yields MGDSDDEYDRRRRDKFRRERSDYDRSRERDDRRRDDWNDREWDRGRERRSREYRDYDRGRRERFSPPRHELSPPQKRVRREWDDHVADPYHAGYEMPYGGGGGPSYGPPQPWGPPDLHMMQQHHGIPIQAR; encoded by the exons ATGGGAGACAGCGATGACGAGTACGATCGGAGGCGCCGGGATAAATTCCGTCGGGAACGGAGCGACTACGACCGTTCCCGAGAGCGAGACGACCGACGGAGAGATGATTGGAACGACAG AgagtgggacagagggagagagcggAGGAGCCGTGAGTACAGGGACTATGACCGAGGCAGAAGGGAGCGGTTCTCTCCCCCACGACATGAGTTGAGCCCTCCCCAGAAACGGGTGCGAAGGGAATG GGATGACCATGTCGCTGACCCATATCATGCCGGCTATGAGATGCCATACGGTGGTGGGGGTGGTCCCAGCTACGGTCCCCCTCAGCCCTGGGGTCCCCCTGATCTGCACATGATGCAGCAACACCACGGCATCCCCATCCAGGCCAGGTGA